A stretch of DNA from Flavobacteriaceae bacterium MAR_2009_75:
TCTGGCAAATTATAGCTCAAACTAAGTTCTCTAAGTTTGACAAAAGAACCATCTTCAACAAACTCTTCGAAAATACCGGCTTGGGCACCTCCATATCCTTTTGGTAAATTGCCTAACAATTCTTCACCAACATTCGAGCCTCCACCGAAGATTACATTGTCTAATAATCTCCGGTTCCAATTGAAAATATCAAAACCTTGAACGGCATCAAATTGAACACGAAGTGATAAGTTTTTGTATGAGAACTCATTTATTAATGAGCCGAACCATTCGGGATTCGGATCCCCAATAACTTTTGATGATGAACCGTCTTCAGTGGTACCCGCAAATGGGTAACCATCTGCATCTAAAGAAATGCTGCCATCAGCATCTCTAGCGTAGAACTGTCTGTAGAAAACACCTAGAGGCTCTCCTTCGATTACATAGTTTGTAGAAAAACTACCTGCTAAAGCAAATTGGCCACCGCCAGCTACGCTCGTAACCACATTGTTATTTTTAGAGTAGGTCGCGGTTACGTCCCATGAGAAATCTTGACTTTTAACTGGAGAGCCTTTTAATAAAAGTTCTAATCCCTCATTTTCTAGATTGCCCACATTTTCTATACGTGAAGAAAAACCTGTTGATGGAGAAAGCTCCCTAGGTAATAAAAGATCAGTAACTTCTTGTTTATAATACGTAAACTCTAGACCCAGGCGATTGTTGAAAAACCCGGCGTCAATACCGAATTCATATTCTTCTTGCCGTTCTGGGGCAATATCGAGATCACCCTGTTGGGTCGAAGGTACCAAACCAGGAGATCCATTAATTGAAATAGGGTTAAGTAAGGTAAAGCGCTGGAATGCGGAAAGTGCAGTGAGATTTCCTGCTTGCCCCCATGAACCCCTCAACTTAAGTGTACTGAATGTATCACCAAAAGTATTTTGCCAAAAATCTTCTTCTGAAATGATATAAGAAAGACTGGCTTTTGCGTACAATTGGCTTCTCTCATCCTTACCAAAAGTTGAAGCCCCGTCACTTCGTAGAGCACCGTTTACGTATAGCTTATCTTTATAGCTAAAGGTTTGTTGAACAAAAGCACCCCAATACGAAATTTGAGACCTGCTTTCACCTTGCTCGACAATACTACCGCTTGTGGCCGTTTCTACGATTGGGGGTAATCCGTTGGCATTAATACCGACCCTATCAAATTCTTCATACTGCCATGATCCGCCTAGAGTTGTGGTAGAAGAGATGTCTTCGCTCAAATCAGCTTTGTAGGTTAAGTTCAAATCGCTGTTGTACTGAAAATTATTTAAATCTGAACGTCGCGCAAACCCATCACCATTAGGGGAGGTGTTATTAATTGGGATAAAAGCGGTTGCAGATTGGTTGAAAAAGTCAAGACCTAAAGTATAATTAGCGGTGAAATTTTCTGTAATCTGTGCATCTAGACCTACACTTGTAATGATACGATTTACCTTCTGACCAAAATCAAAACGGTTTACGGCTTCGGCCGGATTGGTTCTAGGAACCAATAACGACGTTATAGGGTATACGCCTGACTCATTAGGGGAAGGGTCGATAGAGTTGTCACTAAAAACAAACCCGGTTATGGCCCCATATGCAGAATTTATACCACCATTCGGTATTTCTTTGCTATTGCTTCGCACATAATTTAACCCTGCGTTGACACTAAGCCAATCAAATGCCTTTTGGGTTAGATTAGCCTTAAACCCGACTCTTTGAAAACTTGTGTTCTTTATAATACCTTCATTATCTAAATGAGAAGCGGATAAAAAGTAAGAGGTTTTATCGTTACCACCACTGACGGAAAGGTAATTTTCAATACCAAAGGCAGATTCAAAGAAATCATCCTGCAAATCATAACGTGTTGTAGGAACAGTAGCCAAATTCGTTCTGTCGAATGGATCTTCCCAAGCTAAAGGCGCCGTGTTATAATCTATTGTTTTTCTAAGCTCATTAACTTTAGCATTCGTAGAAAAGCTAAACCTCGGTTCTCCCGATTTTCCTTTTTTAGTAAAAATTTGAACTACCCCATTACTTGCACGAGAACCATATATCGCTGCTGCTGCTGCACCTTTAATAATTTCGATACGTTCGACATCGTTTGGATTTAAATCAGCGAGGCGGTTTTGAGTGTTACCCCCGGTATCTATCAACTCTGCACTGGAGTTACTTACAATTATACCGTCAACGATGTATAGAGGGTCAGAACTACCTAGAACTGTACTAGGCCCCCGCAATCTAATACTGATACCACCGGCCGGGTCACCGGAATTCTGTTGCACGAGTGCTCCTGTAATCTTACCAGAAATCGCTTGATCTACCGCAGTTGCCCCATTATTTACCAGATCTTCAGACTTTACCGAGGAGATGGCATTACCAAGTGTTCTCTTATTAACGCCAACAGTACTTCCGGTTACCACAACTTCATCAAGACTAAGTAAATCTTCCGTCAATACGATATCGGTTACGATATTTTGGGCTGTACCTAGGTTTATTTTTGTCCGTTTTGTTGAATAGCCTAGATAGCTGGCCAACAAAGTAAACTCTCCATCTTCGAGAGTAGCTTTAAATACATAGTTACCATCAAAATCGGTAACCGCTCCAAAGGAAGTGTTTTCAAGGAATACAGAAACACCGGGAATTGGAGTATTGTCATTGCCATCGGAGACAACACCGGTAAAAGTGTAGTCAGTTTGACCAAAGGCCAAAGAACTACCGACCATCATTACTAAAAGAAAAGACCAAAACGGCACTTTACTTTTAAAAGGGTTTGTTTTTTTCATAGAATTCTCGAGTTAGTTAGCAAAACCAATTTGTTCCCCAGTAGAAAATAGAAGGGAAATAGAATCATCTTCATGGTAAAAGTAATAAAAAATATCACTTTGCAACATTTTGCAATATTTTTTTGCAAAAACTCGAAATTTATATACTTTCACTATTGATTTGAAGATATACCTCTACTATAAGTTATATATTTCGCATAATCATAACCAATCACATTAGCATCAAATTACATGCTGAAACAAGAAAGACAACGGGTAATCATTAATGAAGTTGCCCTTCATAATAGGGTTTTGCTCACAGATATTGCAGAGGTATTAAATGTATCGGTAGACACCATAAGAAGGGATGTTATTCAACTCGATACTGAAAAAAAAATAAAGAAGGTACATGGTGGCGCTATTTCTTTAAGTTATGCTAATGACGGAATTCAACAAGACAATGTTTATGCCCTAAATAAAAAGATTACTATAGCAAAAAAGGCTATTCAACTTTTAAAAAGTGGTAACGTCATCATTATTCATGGGGGAACTACCTGTTTGGAACTCGCAAAAAATATACCGTCGAACATTAGTCTTACTTGTTTCACCATGAGTTTACCCATAGCCTTAGAACTGGCTAAAAAACCAAAGGTAGAAGTGATTATCGTTGGTGGCACTTTGTCTAAAGAATCACTGATTTCCTCTGGCGCCAATGCCATTCACAACCTTTCTAAAATCAAAGTCGACTATAGTTTTATTGGCACAGGCTATGTTGATGCCGAGTACGGACTGACAGAATTTGACTGGGAAAGCGTTCAAGTAAAAAAAGCCGTAATTCAATCTTCTAAAAAAGCTGTATTACTAACCATTTCAGAAAAACTGAATTCACAAAACCGCTATAAGACCTGTGATTTACAAGAGATATCGATTATGGCTACCGAACTAAATGCCAGTGACGATAAGCTCATGAATTTCAGAGAAAAGAATGTAGTATTATTGTAGATTCATTTTCAAAACTAGACCTAATAAATAAAAATTACATAAGAAAAGCCAGTACCCTATCTGGAATCCATGGTATAATTTCTGCTTCTACTGTTTCACAGGAGTTTTATCAAAGAACCATTTTCAATTTAGCTAATTGAATTTTTAAGCGCTTTAGCAATCACCTTTTAATGGCTCCCGAGGTATCGCCTTCCATTAAACTGGTCACATTTTCTAAAGACACCATATTAACATCACCGGGAACGGTATGTTTTAAGGCACAGGCTGAGGAAGCAAAATTCAGGGCTTGAAGGTCGTTATCGTAATGTAGCAAACCGTAAATGAGACCAGAAGCGAAAGCGTCACCGGTACCGACACGATCAATGACGGGGGTAATGTTCAGGGTTTCCGTTTTAATATACTCCTCTCCATTCCACATTTTACCCTGTATTTGCTGATGCGAAGCACTGATTGATTTTCTGGTTTTACCCACTACTTTCTTAATCTTCGGAAATTTGTCCATTAGTTTTTTGGAAGCCTCCCTAAACTTATCCTCCGGGGCCGCTACCCCGAACATTTCGTGTATTCCTCGGCTACTCGTAATTACCACATCACAGTTTTGAACCAATTCCGGCATCACCTCTTGCATAGTCTTACCATATTTCCACATATTATCACGAGAATTAATATCACCGGAGACCTTAATGCCCATTTTGTTGGCAGTTTTGATAGCCTCTAAGCAGCATTTTGCCGCTCCCTCAGAAATAGCAGGTGTAATTCCTGTCCAATGAAACCAGTCTGCCCCTTTAAGAGCTTGCTGCCAATCTATCATCGAAGGTTCAATAAGTGAAAAAGCGGAGCCCTCCCTTTCATAGATTACCTCACTTGATCGATGCGCCGCTCCTTTTTCCAAAAAATACTTCCCCAACATGTTGCCACCATAAATCACATGTTCGGTACTTAACCAGTGCTTACGTAAAAACTGGGTAGCCGCCTTACCCAAAGCATTGTTCGGAAAACGCGTCACATGTGCCGCTTTCATGCCCAAATAAGCACACGAAATGGCCACATTCGCTTCACCGCCACCGTAGACGAGTTCTAAAGAGGTTGCTTGGGCAAATTTAGAATAGCCCGGTGGGGATAATCGCATCATTACCTCCCCAAACGTGATTAGCTTTTTAGGCATCCTAGCTTTCAGTTTTAATTCCTTTACAAAAGTGAGGGCAAATTCTCAACATTGAATAAGCACTATTTTTTATCATCGGTACTGGTAGGCTTATGTGTCTTAAGCCATTCTTGACCTTCTTTTGTCAAGAAAAAATCCATCCACATATAATTCATTCTCTTATTATCATGCACCGTAACACCATGGCTGGAGCCAATAGGAATATGTAACAATGAGTATTGCTTTAATTCTGTTGAGACATCATCTGCATGCACGATAATATCATTATCTGACAGACCTAAAAAAAGTTGGTCTAGCATCGGGTGCTCATGAGCACCAACTTTATCCGGCCCCATGGCCTCGACCGTACCCAATGAAACCCTAGGAACAATATCAGCCGGAAGCACCGTTCTACTAGTAGTGTTAGGGCTCTTTATTTTTTCGGTATATGGTTCGCAATCTACGAATCTTGTGTAGAAAAGGTCATATTTGTTCTTCTCCGGAAAATTCTTCAAATCTTCTAGGTCTTGTTTCGACAACTTCTTGGTAAACTGTAAAAAATGTAGTTGTTCGTTCTCTGGCACTTGTATTTTAATACTATTACTTCCGTTCATAGGTATGGCAATAGATTCAGGTGCAACATCTTGAATTATTGTATCTGTTTTTATAGTTGCGTTGCCGGTCATAAACAAAAACATCGTTACATTTTCATCTGTTAGACTGATTGTTTTTGTCGTCGGCCCCTGATAGGCAATATGCTCGATTTTCGTTTCGGCTATTTCACCCTTCAACAACTCTTCTGTAAAAACGGACTCTCCATCTGGCATCACCATATTCATATCTTGAACGACTATTTCAGGTGAACTGTTGCAGGATGAAAAAAGAATACCAAATACAAAACATAGACTAATGAAGTAATTTTTAAAAATTTGAAAACTGTTCATGGTTTAAACTTTTTGATATCGTTAATACAACAATTTCAACTCAATATTCTGTTGCACTTCAATTTTTCCCGAGTTCGAAATTTCATTACCGGAATGGGTATTGTTTTTGGCACCCCATAACAACGCCACTAATTTCACTTGGTTGTTTTGAAAAGTATTATCCTCTAAATTCACATTTATAATACCTGGTGTTTTAATCAATGTAGAACTTTTATCGCTACTTCCACTAGCCGTGAATGTTGAGTTTTTCACTGTTAAGTAACCGCCGATAGTAGACTCGTCATATCCGCCACGGTAAAAATGAATTACATTTTGGTCTACATTTTTAAACTCGCAAGAATCGAAAGTTACCATCTCAGCGTTATAGTTGCCTTTTTCCTCAGCTGCGAGAACAAATCCGTTTTTACAATTTTGAATTAAAGAGTTTTTGAAATCAAGGGAATCGGCGAAGGAACCCGTAGTAGCTTTCAATACATATTCAAAATCTTCAATGACACAATTTTCGATGTCTAAGTTATATGCGGATGACATATTTTTCTCCAGTGGGGCAAAAGCCAATTGATTCTCTTGACCCGTAAGTGTAACATTATTCATATGCAACACTCCTGTTGGATTCATTTGGAAGGCAGGCGTATTTTCTTTTCCCTCATATACTATTTGCACCTTATCATTTGACTTACTGCGAATGGTGATGTTTTTGTCAATTTTAAGGGAAGTTTTCAAAGTATAAACCTCATCAGAAAGTTCAACAACATCTCCATCTTTAGCCTGAGTAATAGTATTTTGCAGTTCACCCTCCGCCGATGTAGCACTCAATATATTCGGTTCGGAAGCCTCTTTATCGGGAGAAAACCATTCTGGGCCATACTTAGTTCTATCAATTTCATAGTTATTGGCCCTAGACAAATCAGCTATCGCCCCCACTCTATTTTTATCACCTCTTGATGAACCAAAAAGATCTTTTTCTATTCTTTTAAAATCATAACCATCGAATACTTCGGCGAGTATATCGTCTTGCCCCTCTTCAGGAACGAACAACCATTCGTTTACCTGCTTAACTTTGACCTCTTCATTCTGTAAAGATTCAAATTGATTAAATGCACTGCCATAATTATCAAGAATATTATTTTCGAAAAGAACACCATTAATATCATCATGATTTACTACTGGCGACTTATCTGCTTTGGTATTGTAAATAAAGTTATTGGCAATGGTGGTGCGAATTGGAGGGGCCGAACGAATTTCACTTGCGGGAAGCACATCGGCACTCGCTTTGTTTTGCCCAACCCCAATTTGCCAAGGTGATAAACAGTCGACCCAAGTATTATACGCAACTACCGCATCTGTAACTTGCTTATAACGATTTAATGATGATTTCGGGATACCGTTCATAACAGCCAGTGAACTTCTGAACTCCTCGCCCCTGATTTTATAGAAATAGTTATTGGTGATCCAATGCCCGGTATTGACCAACCTAATGCCGCCATAGAAGTTAGAATCATCGCCACCGATGAAAATATTACCATCTACAGTGGCATAATCGGCATGTCTTAGTACCAGTGAGCCTTCACATTTATAAAATATGTTGTTGGTAAACGAGTTAAAATTCGTCTTATCTGAAATAATCTCTACCTCCCCATTACAGGCCTCAAAAAAATTATTGGAAACGTTCACGTAACCTGGCGTCATTGAGGTTTCACTACCGCCTGTTCTTAAAGTCTCCGCTCTTGGACCGCCCTTTCTTGGTCTTGGGCCAAAATAATTATTTACAATTTGATGATGATTGTTCGTGTTTTCATTACCGGTGTGATAGACCATTAATGTAACCCCATCATTTGATTTACCTGCAATATAACTATGGTCGAGCTGATTGTGTTTTCCGTAAAACTCGACCCACCTATCATTTTCCCATCTATTTGGTCGAGTAAAGCCATCAATAACACAACTGGTCACCCTAGAGTTATTCGCTATACTGTCTTTGCCAATCTTAAATCGGATAATACCTTTTTCCGGTGAATATCCATTTCGAAAATAAAGTCCGTTGACAACTATATATTCACCCCCTAAGTGAAGATTTGACTGCCCTTCAAAAAAGACTTTTCCCGGTGTTTCGGCCCGTAAGGTTATAGGCTTGTTCTCTGTACCCAAACCGTATAGCTTCATTTGAACATCTTTATAAACTCCATTAGCTATAACGATTTCGCTACCAGGCTCAACTTCACTTAATGCCTGCGTTAGCTCATCGCTATTTTTGACTAAAACCCCTGTAGATGCCGATTTTTCACCACATGAAAACAATAGCAGAAAAATTGCTAGAGCCATTAATTTATCTTGAATTCTCATTTCTTAAGAGTTTTAATCTAGTTCTACTTTATTTTTTGAATGGTATTCAAAGTACTTTCAACAAGCACTTTTAAACCATTAAAGTCTTGTGCTTTCAGAATTTCTTTGGAGATGAGTTTAGACCCCATTCCAACACAGGTAACGCCTGCATCGAACCAACCTTTTAAATTTTCTTCATCTGTGCTCACCCCACCGGTCGGCATGATACTTGTCCACGGTTGTGGCCCTTTTATTGCTTTTACAAATCCGGGACCGTAGGTAGAACCAGGAAAAAGTTTCACCACTTCACAACCGAGCTCTTCAGCAGCATTAATTTCAGTGAGAGAACCGCAGCCAGGTGACCATAATACTTTTCTACGATTGCAGACCTTGGCGATATCTTCCCTTAAAGATGGGGTTACAATGAAGTTTGCGCCCATCTGCATGAACATTGAAGCTGCACCTGCATCGGTTATCGAACCTACACCCATAATCATACCCGGAAGTTCTTTTACTGCGTATTTGTTCAGTTCTAAAAATACCTCATAAGCAAAATCGCCTCTTGCCGTAAATTCCATTAATCGTGCACCGCCATCAAAACAGGCTTTAAGCACCTTCTTTCCCAAAGCTATATCAGGGTGGTAAAAGAGAGGTACCATTCCTGTATCTTTCATTGTATTTACTACTTCAATTCTTGAATATTGTGCCATGATCAGCTACGCTCTATTTAAAATCTTATTAAAATCATATTTCTCAGGATGGTCTAGATATGCTTTTGCACGGTCATAGTCCGATTCGGTCAAGTAATTCAAATTTTGAAAGCAGAGTCTAGCAAATTCCGAATTGATATCTACTAATCTAGGTTCAATTTTACCTTCTTCATTTTGAAGATCGGTCAAGAAAAGGGGGGTTACTTCTCCACGTGAATTCGCGGTTACTATACATCCACTTAACCCCTCATCAAACAATTTCTTAACCCCGATACCGAGTAGGGTACATAAAGTCAGATCGAAACCGATGGGCCTGCAACACCGCAATTCATAACCCAATTCGACCGGTCTACTTTTTATTGTTATACCTAGTTCTTTTAAACGTGCCTGAACCAGTACATTAAAAATATGGGATTTGCTCACATTACCCAATTCAGGGTGACCATGATCATCGTAGGTGAAATTGATACCACAATTATCAAGTTCTGATTTTGGCATGATATGAAAAACCCCTTCACTGACCAAGGCAACACCATAATTGACATTCTCAATTTTTCGTTTTACCATCGATGAGATAATCAAATGAACTACCTTGTCGAAAGTAATATTGGTCTTGTCAAACATTTCAGGTATTACCATCATAGGAAAATGGCAACTAGTGGCGATACCGAATGCCAAGTGCCCCGCTGATCTACCCATAGTAGACATAACGAACCAGTTATTACTAGTACGGGAATCTTCATAAGTAGTATTACCTATGCGCACCCCTTCATCTTTTGCCGAATGAAAACCGAACGTGGGGTTTCTATCTGGTAACGGAAGATCATTATCGATAGTTTTGGGTACATGAATATTTGCTATGGCAATATTCTCTTTAGCTAGATAGGCCGTAATTCTATTGGCTGAAGAGGCAGTATCATCGCCACCGATACTTACCATTAACTTGACATTATTATCTAAGAACAAACGAGTATTCAACTTTTCGTTCTTAGGCTTAAAACGGCTCATAATCAAAGTAGAGCCCCCGCGACTAAAAATACGATCCGCATGAGCGAAATCGAACTCTTTAATTTGTGGTTCTTCTGAAAAAATGCCCTTAAAACCTTCATGTAGACCCAATACACGATAACCGTCTTTTAAAAAAATTTTGGCTACGGTACTTATAACCGCGTTGATACCGGGGGCTGGGCCCCCACCACAGAAAATTAATATAGATTTTTTCGAACTCATGGCGTTTTATCTCGCTACCCTTCCAGAGGCATCTCCACTCATTAACTTTTCAACCTCAGCTACTGTAGCCAAGTTGGCGTCACCTTTAATGGTATGCTTAAGGCACGAGGCGGCCACTGCGAAGTTCAAAGCATTCTGATCGTCTTCAGGGTACTTCAATAACCCATAAATCAATCCGCCCATAAACGAGTCGCCTCCCCCTACACGGTCAACGATATCTGTTATCTGATATTGGGGAGATTCGTACATGTTCTCACCATCGTATAGCACACCGGCCCAGGTATTATGAGAGGCACTAATAGAACCTCTCAACGTTGTGATCACTTTTTTGGCCTTCGGGAATTTCTTCATCATCTGTTTACAAACCGAAAGAAAAGCCTCCGCTTTTACATCGTGACCATGTTTATGAACATCTAGACCTTCGGGATGAATGCCAAAATGCTTTTCAGCATCTTCTTCATTACCCAAAACAATATCGCAATATGCTGTAAGCTCGGTCATAATCGCTTCTCGGTCACCACCATAATTCCAAAGTTTAGCACGGTAGTTCAAGTCCGTAGAAATTGTGATTCCTCTCTCGCTGGCAGCTTTTACGGCTTCAAGACAAGCATCTGCCGCACCTTGTGAAATGGCAGGCGTAATACCTGTCCAGTGAAACCACTCAACTCCCTCAAAAACATTGTCCCAATCGACCATTCCCTTTTCAATTTCCGCCATGGCGGAATGGGCTCTGTCATAGACTACCTTACTTCCTCTCGATACGGCCCCGGTCTCCAAGAAATAAATTCCTAGACGGTCGCCTCCATAGATAATTTTATCGACACCTACGCCTCTTTTTCGCATTTCCATCATGGCACATTCGCCAATATCATTCTTTGGCAAACGCGTCACAAAATCTACGGGAACGCCATAATTGGCAAGCGATACGGCTACATTCGACTCTCCGCCTCCATATATAACATCAAAAGAATTGGATTGAGAAAATCTTAAAAATCCCTGAGGAGCCAACCTCAACATTATCTCACCGAAGGTTACTACTTTTTTCATTTCAAATGGTATTGCTCTATTATTGTTCGTTAGTTGCTCTTTATTTAGATACCTAAAGCTTGCCCTCCGCCAATCTGAATAGTTTCAGCTGTAATAAACTTTGCATCGCTACTCGCTAAGAAAGATACCACACCGGCTACATCTTCGGGCTGACCTAATCTGCCTAGCATGATACTATTTGCCCAAGAAGCGAAAACTTCTGGTTTGGTCGCTTTGATCTGAGCATGAAAAGGGGTGTCAATCGTACCGGGAGATACCGCATTTACCCTAATACCGTACTCCGCCAAATCTTTTGCCAAAGCTTTGGTGATGGTATGAACACCGGCTTTAGATGTTCCATAGATTCCTGCTCCAGGCCCACCGGCTGTCCAAGCTGCGTTAGAAGTATAATTGATGATAGAAGCATCTTCTCCTTTTTTTAGAAAAGGAATTGCCGCCCTCGACGCAAAAAATGCCGAGTCGAGGTTTAATGCCATTACGGATCTATAAAATTCGGTAGTCATTTCTTCGAATCTTGATCTACCCCCTAGACCACCTGCATTGTTAACAAGGGTATCTATTTTACCATATTTCTCGCCGATTGCCTTTATATTCTTGGTAACGGCTTCTTCATTGGTAACATCGAAACCATAATATTCGGCCGTTACGCCTGCTTCGGTAAGTTCTTTTACTCTCTCCGCACCTGCTTCATCATCTATGCCATTAAGAATAACGGTGTACCCATCTTTTCCTAATCTTTTCGCTACGGCAAATCCGATACCTCCGGTCGCTCCTGTTATCACTGCTACTTTTGCTTTCATCTTACTATTGTTAATGTTTATTATCTTATTTATACTGATTCAATTTCTACTGGTCTTATTCTTTTGATTAATGCATAAATCGACAATACCGCCAATGGGGCCAATACTGCAATCACGATAAATGCCGGAGTATACGATACGGATGCTATCATTGGAATCAATGAATTCATAATGATTACAGAGACCGCCGCGACCGTACCTGCCAAGCCCGCCAAAGTACCTACTGACGGCCCTCGGAAGAGATCACTTGAAATCGTCTGAATATTGCCGATGGCAAACTGGAAGCCAAACAGCACCACGGCGACGATATAGATAAAGGTCATCGGGTTGTTTTCGGTCACCAAAAAGATTATTCCCAATAAGCCTGAGAAAATTAATGCCCCGCCAATAGTTATCGTAATCTTTCTTGCAGCATCTACTGTTTTTGTCTCCATTAGTTTACCGCTGTACCAACCACCGATGATACTACCGGCCATACCGCCCAAGTACGATATCCAAATTGTAGATCCGATTTCTTCTATACTAAAACCGAATTTAGAGTTTAGGTAAAGTGGCATCCACCCCACAAAAAGCCACCATATCGGTTCAATAAAAAAGCGCGACATGAGTACGCCCCATGATTCTTTGTAACTCAAAATTTTTGCTACGGAAAGCCCTTTCTCTTTATCTTCGATCGTCGGGTCTAAAACAATTTTATCCGCAAGGATCAATTTCTGCTCTTCTTCCGTTATCCATGGATGCCTTTCTGGTTTTGCTTTATTAATGAACAACCACGGAATTACCCATAGCAAACCGATAGCACCAATAATTATGAAGGTGGA
This window harbors:
- a CDS encoding 6-phosphofructokinase 1 — protein: MSSKKSILIFCGGGPAPGINAVISTVAKIFLKDGYRVLGLHEGFKGIFSEEPQIKEFDFAHADRIFSRGGSTLIMSRFKPKNEKLNTRLFLDNNVKLMVSIGGDDTASSANRITAYLAKENIAIANIHVPKTIDNDLPLPDRNPTFGFHSAKDEGVRIGNTTYEDSRTSNNWFVMSTMGRSAGHLAFGIATSCHFPMMVIPEMFDKTNITFDKVVHLIISSMVKRKIENVNYGVALVSEGVFHIMPKSELDNCGINFTYDDHGHPELGNVSKSHIFNVLVQARLKELGITIKSRPVELGYELRCCRPIGFDLTLCTLLGIGVKKLFDEGLSGCIVTANSRGEVTPLFLTDLQNEEGKIEPRLVDINSEFARLCFQNLNYLTESDYDRAKAYLDHPEKYDFNKILNRA
- a CDS encoding 2-dehydro-3-deoxygluconokinase, whose protein sequence is MKKVVTFGEIMLRLAPQGFLRFSQSNSFDVIYGGGESNVAVSLANYGVPVDFVTRLPKNDIGECAMMEMRKRGVGVDKIIYGGDRLGIYFLETGAVSRGSKVVYDRAHSAMAEIEKGMVDWDNVFEGVEWFHWTGITPAISQGAADACLEAVKAASERGITISTDLNYRAKLWNYGGDREAIMTELTAYCDIVLGNEEDAEKHFGIHPEGLDVHKHGHDVKAEAFLSVCKQMMKKFPKAKKVITTLRGSISASHNTWAGVLYDGENMYESPQYQITDIVDRVGGGDSFMGGLIYGLLKYPEDDQNALNFAVAASCLKHTIKGDANLATVAEVEKLMSGDASGRVAR
- a CDS encoding NAD(P)-dependent dehydrogenase (short-subunit alcohol dehydrogenase family) → MKAKVAVITGATGGIGFAVAKRLGKDGYTVILNGIDDEAGAERVKELTEAGVTAEYYGFDVTNEEAVTKNIKAIGEKYGKIDTLVNNAGGLGGRSRFEEMTTEFYRSVMALNLDSAFFASRAAIPFLKKGEDASIINYTSNAAWTAGGPGAGIYGTSKAGVHTITKALAKDLAEYGIRVNAVSPGTIDTPFHAQIKATKPEVFASWANSIMLGRLGQPEDVAGVVSFLASSDAKFITAETIQIGGGQALGI
- a CDS encoding ACS family hexuronate transporter-like MFS transporter, which codes for MKVKGLRWYVIALICLATVINYIDRTAFGVMWPEMGKDLGMDEGDYAIMLNVFMITYAAGKFLSGKLYDMIGTRMGFVVSIVVWSVASVLHAFARGLVSLTLFRAMLGLGEAGNWPGAVKSNGEWFPVKQRAIAQGIFNAGASLGSVIAPVLIAYLYSHFGWRSTFIIIGAIGLLWVIPWLFINKAKPERHPWITEEEQKLILADKIVLDPTIEDKEKGLSVAKILSYKESWGVLMSRFFIEPIWWLFVGWMPLYLNSKFGFSIEEIGSTIWISYLGGMAGSIIGGWYSGKLMETKTVDAARKITITIGGALIFSGLLGIIFLVTENNPMTFIYIVAVVLFGFQFAIGNIQTISSDLFRGPSVGTLAGLAGTVAAVSVIIMNSLIPMIASVSYTPAFIVIAVLAPLAVLSIYALIKRIRPVEIESV